A portion of the Homalodisca vitripennis isolate AUS2020 unplaced genomic scaffold, UT_GWSS_2.1 ScUCBcl_2890;HRSCAF=8037, whole genome shotgun sequence genome contains these proteins:
- the LOC124372333 gene encoding uncharacterized protein LOC124372333, which produces MKLKKVHRVISFSQSAWLKPYIDLNTQMRTQARNEFEKDFFKLMNNSVFGKTMENIRNRVDIRLATKDKQVDKWTAQPNFKSRTIFTEQLAAVHMSKTKLMFNKAIYVGMSILDVSKTLMYDFHYNVIKRRYGHKAQLQYTDTDSLTYHIQTTDLYKDIKDMIDLFDTSDYPEPNLLGKMKDELNGRIMYEHVGLRSKMYSSRSEGGVIKKSKGVKKTTIENHLTFDDYKQCLFTSGIQYGSMNMIRSFKHDLYSVEFKKIVLSPYDDKRYIQDDGIGTLPWGHYSIPVEVMAELEIRSALSTQ; this is translated from the exons ATGAAACTTAAGAAAGTCCACAGAGTTATAAGCTTCAGTCAATCAGCCTGGCTCAAGCCCTACATCGACTTGAACACTCAGATGCGTACGCAAGCCAGGAACGAGTTTGAGAAAGATTTCTTCAAGCTCATGAATAACAGCGTGTTCGGTAAGACAATGGAAAACATCCGGAACAGAGTGGACATCCGACTGGCCACGAAAGACAAACAAGTCGACAAGTGGACTGCTCAACCAAACTTTAAGAGCAGGACGATATTCACCGAACAGTTGGCAGCCGTTCACATGTCAAAAACGAAATTGATGTTCAATAAAGCAATCTACGTCGGCATGAGCATTCTGGACGTGTCGAAAACGCTGATGTACGACTTCCACTACAACGTCATCAAGAGGCGGTACGGTCACAAAGCCCAACTTCAATATACAGACACCGACTCGCTAACGTACCACATCCAGACGACCGACTTGTACAAAGACATCAAAGACATGATCGATCTGTTCGACACCAGCGACTATCCCGAGCCCAACC TACTAGGGAAGATGAAAGACGAGCTCAACGGCAGAATCATGTACGAGCACGTAGGACTTCGCTCGAAAATGTACTCCAGCAGATCCGAAGGCGGAGTGATCAAAAAGTCGAAAGGTGTCAAAAAGACAACGATAGAAAACCACCTGACCTTCGACGATTACAAACAGTGTCTGTTCACCTCAGGTATACAATACGGTTCGATGAACATGATCCGGAGCTTCAAACACGACTTGTACAGCGTTGAATTTAAAAAGATTGTTCTGTCGCCTTACGATGACAAACGTTACATTCAAGACGACGGCATCGGGACTCTGCCCTGGGGACACTACAGCATCCCCGTAGAAGTTATGGCTGAGCTGGAAATCCGGTCTGCTCTGTCGACACAGTGA